A window of Procambarus clarkii isolate CNS0578487 chromosome 69, FALCON_Pclarkii_2.0, whole genome shotgun sequence contains these coding sequences:
- the LOC123772278 gene encoding mucin-7-like, which produces MATSSPLSGTAPADSDAAPGETITTTSPLSGTAPADSDAAPGETITTTSPPLSGTAPADSDAAPGETITTTSPPLSGAAPADSDAAPGETITTTSPPLSGTAPADSDAAPGETITTTSPPLSGAAPADSDAAPGETITTTSPPLSGAAPADSDAAPGETITTTSPPLSGTAPADSDAAPGETITTTSPLSGTAPADSDAAPGETITTTAPLSGAAPGDSDAAPGETITTTSPPLSGDSQELSEKMDNIGKTPVDSRVNWSSSQ; this is translated from the coding sequence ATGGCAACCTCATCTCCCCTGAGTGGTACTGCTCCAGCTGACTCTGATGCTGCACCTGGGGAGACCATCACGACCACATCTCCCCTGAGTGGTACTGCTCCAGCTGACTCTGATGCTGCACCTGGGGAGACCATCACGACCACATCTCCTCCCCTGAGTGGTACTGCTCCAGCTGACTCTGATGCTGCACCTGGGGAGACCATCACGACCACATCTCCTCCCCTGAGTGGTGCTGCTCCAGCTGACTCTGATGCTGCACCTGGGGAGACCATCACGACCACATCTCCTCCCCTGAGTGGTACTGCTCCAGCTGACTCTGATGCTGCACCTGGGGAGACCATCACGACCACATCTCCTCCCCTGAGTGGTGCTGCTCCAGCTGACTCTGATGCTGCACCTGGGGAGACCATCACGACCACATCTCCTCCCCTGAGTGGTGCTGCTCCAGCTGACTCTGATGCTGCACCTGGGGAGACCATCACGACCACATCTCCTCCCCTGAGTGGTACTGCTCCAGCTGACTCTGATGCTGCACCTGGGGAGACCATCACGACCACATCTCCCCTGAGTGGTACTGCTCCAGCTGACTCTGATGCTGCACCTGGGGAGACCATCACGACCACAGCTCCCCTGAGTGGTGCTGCTCCAGGTGACTCTGATGCTGCACCTGGGGAGACCATCACGACCACATCTCCTCCCCTGAGTGGTGATTCACAGGAACTGAGTGAAAAAATGGATAATATTGGAAAAACTCCAGTTGATTCTCGGGTCAATTGGTCATCGTCTCAATGA